The following proteins are co-located in the Imtechella halotolerans genome:
- a CDS encoding ATPase has product MKINQAHIIIEKGVKFKIGTPKEGNIKYDFDKIIVYLEAKGKRIYGNKFKIYKADHPLIFKLCCYFIKDPFNCKKFGIDINKGILLSGPVGCGKTSLMKLLRYIVPHIPHYEVIPTKNIVFGFNNIGFKIIEAYNDKLVYCFDDLGTETTGRHFTNVCNVMSDILLARHKSLINHQILTHATTNFNSNELKEHYGSDLHSKMQELFNYISFKKGAKNKHR; this is encoded by the coding sequence ATGAAAATCAACCAAGCACATATCATCATTGAAAAGGGTGTGAAATTTAAAATTGGTACTCCAAAAGAAGGAAATATAAAATATGATTTCGACAAAATTATTGTTTACTTGGAAGCAAAAGGTAAACGGATATACGGCAATAAATTCAAAATTTATAAAGCTGACCACCCATTAATTTTCAAACTATGTTGCTATTTTATTAAAGACCCCTTCAATTGTAAAAAATTTGGAATAGATATTAATAAGGGTATCCTCTTAAGTGGGCCAGTTGGATGTGGCAAAACAAGTCTAATGAAATTACTGAGGTATATAGTACCTCATATTCCTCATTATGAAGTAATCCCCACAAAAAATATTGTTTTTGGATTTAACAATATTGGATTCAAAATTATCGAAGCATATAATGATAAACTGGTGTATTGCTTTGATGATTTAGGTACCGAAACAACAGGTAGACATTTTACAAATGTTTGCAATGTAATGAGTGACATTCTACTAGCTCGTCATAAATCCCTTATTAACCATCAAATACTTACCCATGCTACCACTAACTTCAATTCTAATGAACTCAAAGAACATTATGGAAGCGATTTGCACTCGAAAATGCAAGAATTATTTAACTACATTTCATTTAAAAAGGGTGCTAAAAACAAACATAGGTGA
- a CDS encoding DUF4143 domain-containing protein, translating to MNIQTLIYRKKIAYNKTRATQYFWRTKQQQEIDYVEENSGVITGYEFK from the coding sequence ATCAATATACAGACATTAATTTATCGAAAAAAAATAGCTTATAACAAAACCAGAGCTACACAGTATTTCTGGAGAACCAAGCAACAGCAAGAAATTGATTACGTAGAGGAAAACTCAGGGGTAATTACGGGATATGAATTTAAGTGA
- a CDS encoding alpha/beta fold hydrolase, with translation MYKLCYLMALFITCNSIAQNSIYGKVVNEDNEPVAYCSIGIKNSTIGTISDENGNYTLRIPFKTKDDIVFSSIGYKDLIKSSDQLIENSTVILEYNAISLDPVVINAKKMKEKVIGQKSKPMLTFSKMFDQNIPTIEQGTIFNVYQKTKLKSYNFHIIPSSKFKEITLKLNIYNINDHIPDKVLLSENIIYKTNNTGWQLVDLTAYHLIFNNLKQIAVTLQLVDYKPLEGVDFVFGISAKKSISDDLLFRYQNQGKWEKSKGVFIANLDISYDKNTEEEEILDNQMQPSNDPQMQSLINYYTHKEKSLKTNYGKNKNGKYIDIGDAKIYYETYGKGEPLLLLHGNNGSISDFYQQIPALAKHFKVIAIDTRGQGRSTDFTTSDYSYELFANDLHKVIQQLDLKNVNILGWSDGGNTGLMFSLKHPELVNKLITIGANIHPEGVKDDLIKIFQDQLSEQKGNQRLLRLMLNHPNLTTSELEKIKNPVLILAGSEDVIKEEHTKLIHESINHSELEIILNASHYIPFEQPKTLNKLVTKFLVKQ, from the coding sequence ATGTACAAATTATGCTATTTAATGGCCCTTTTCATTACATGTAACAGTATCGCTCAAAACTCTATTTACGGAAAAGTGGTCAATGAAGACAATGAACCTGTTGCCTATTGCTCAATTGGAATAAAAAACTCCACTATTGGCACCATCTCAGATGAAAATGGGAACTATACGCTTCGTATTCCCTTTAAGACCAAGGATGACATTGTTTTCAGCAGTATTGGTTATAAGGATTTGATTAAAAGTAGCGATCAATTAATAGAGAACTCAACGGTTATTTTAGAGTACAATGCTATTTCACTGGACCCTGTGGTTATTAATGCAAAGAAGATGAAAGAAAAGGTGATTGGACAGAAATCAAAACCTATGCTTACCTTCTCTAAAATGTTTGACCAAAATATACCAACTATTGAGCAAGGGACTATTTTCAATGTGTATCAAAAAACGAAATTAAAATCCTATAATTTTCATATAATTCCAAGTTCTAAATTTAAAGAAATCACCTTAAAATTAAATATATACAACATTAATGATCACATTCCAGACAAAGTACTGCTTTCAGAAAACATCATTTATAAAACAAACAATACTGGATGGCAATTGGTAGATTTAACCGCTTACCACTTAATTTTTAATAATTTGAAACAGATAGCGGTCACCTTGCAATTAGTCGATTATAAGCCTCTGGAGGGAGTGGATTTTGTTTTTGGAATATCGGCCAAAAAATCAATTTCTGATGATTTGTTATTTCGTTACCAAAACCAAGGAAAGTGGGAAAAAAGTAAGGGTGTATTCATAGCTAACCTGGATATCTCCTATGATAAAAATACGGAGGAAGAGGAAATACTTGACAACCAAATGCAACCTTCAAATGATCCCCAGATGCAATCCCTAATAAACTATTACACACATAAGGAGAAATCATTAAAAACTAATTATGGGAAAAATAAAAATGGGAAATACATAGATATCGGTGATGCTAAAATATATTACGAAACTTATGGGAAAGGAGAACCATTACTTTTACTTCACGGAAATAATGGTAGTATCTCTGACTTTTACCAACAAATACCAGCTTTGGCTAAACATTTCAAAGTAATCGCGATAGATACAAGAGGACAAGGGAGAAGTACTGATTTTACAACGTCTGATTATAGCTATGAATTATTCGCTAATGACCTACATAAAGTAATACAACAACTTGATCTAAAAAATGTAAATATATTGGGTTGGAGCGATGGTGGAAATACAGGATTGATGTTTAGTCTTAAGCATCCAGAACTTGTAAATAAACTTATTACCATTGGAGCAAACATACATCCAGAAGGTGTCAAAGATGATTTAATCAAAATTTTCCAAGATCAACTATCTGAACAAAAAGGAAACCAACGACTATTACGATTAATGCTAAATCATCCCAACCTTACAACAAGTGAACTCGAAAAAATAAAAAATCCCGTTTTAATTCTAGCAGGGAGTGAGGATGTCATCAAAGAAGAGCATACCAAATTAATTCATGAATCAATAAATCATTCTGAACTCGAAATCATTTTAAACGCATCTCATTATATTCCCTTTGAGCAACCTAAAACATTAAATAAGTTGGTCACTAAATTTTTAGTAAAGCAATAA
- the rfbB gene encoding dTDP-glucose 4,6-dehydratase → MDKTILITGGAGFIGSHVVRRFVTNYPEYHIFNLDLLTYAGNLENLTDVSKAPNYTFVKGDITDPTQVDALFKKYQFDAVIHLAAESHVDRSISDPLAFAKTNILGTMVLLNACKTLWNGSQEGKRFYHISTDEVFGSLGNEGFFTEETSYSPNSPYSASKAASDHFVRAYGETYKLPYVISNCSNNYGPNQFPEKLIPLFINNCIQGKPLPIYGDGNYTRDWLYVVDHATAIDTIFHKGKLGETYAVGGHNEWTNMALTKLLCKLMDAKLGHEEGTSEKLITFVKDRPGHDLRYAIDATKIKEDLGWNPEVTFEEGLDKTIDWYLSNKTWLEGVTSGAYQTYYQQHYS, encoded by the coding sequence ATGGATAAAACAATTTTAATCACGGGTGGTGCAGGGTTTATAGGATCTCATGTGGTACGAAGGTTTGTAACCAACTACCCCGAATATCATATCTTTAACCTTGATCTGCTTACCTATGCGGGGAATTTAGAGAACTTAACGGATGTATCTAAAGCCCCAAACTACACCTTTGTAAAAGGAGACATTACGGATCCTACCCAAGTGGATGCGCTCTTTAAGAAATATCAATTTGATGCCGTCATTCATTTGGCTGCGGAGTCCCATGTAGATCGTTCTATTTCAGATCCACTTGCTTTTGCCAAAACAAATATATTGGGAACCATGGTCCTTCTTAATGCCTGTAAAACCTTATGGAATGGTTCACAAGAAGGAAAACGTTTTTACCATATTAGTACAGATGAAGTGTTTGGAAGCTTAGGAAATGAAGGATTCTTTACAGAAGAAACCTCTTATAGTCCTAATTCTCCGTATTCTGCCAGTAAAGCAGCTTCAGATCATTTTGTAAGAGCCTATGGAGAGACCTATAAACTGCCTTATGTTATTAGTAATTGTTCTAATAACTATGGACCGAATCAGTTTCCTGAGAAATTGATTCCATTATTTATCAATAACTGTATTCAAGGTAAACCACTACCCATCTATGGCGATGGAAACTATACCAGAGACTGGTTGTATGTAGTGGATCACGCCACAGCCATAGATACTATTTTTCATAAGGGGAAATTAGGAGAAACCTATGCTGTTGGAGGACATAATGAATGGACTAATATGGCGTTAACAAAGTTATTGTGTAAATTAATGGATGCCAAACTTGGACATGAAGAAGGCACTTCAGAAAAGTTAATTACTTTTGTAAAAGACCGTCCAGGACATGATTTAAGATACGCTATTGATGCGACTAAAATTAAAGAAGACTTAGGATGGAACCCTGAAGTTACCTTTGAGGAAGGTTTGGATAAAACCATTGATTGGTACTTATCCAATAAGACCTGGTTAGAAGGGGTTACTTCGGGAGCATATCAAACCTATTATCAACAACATTACTCGTAA
- the rfbC gene encoding dTDP-4-dehydrorhamnose 3,5-epimerase → MQIEKTPLADCYIIKPQVHHDHRGYFFESFNALKFKELTGITTDFVQDNQSFSSYGVVRALHAQRAPYAQAKLVRVLQGEVLDIAVDARLDSPTFGQHFAIHLSAENQLQLFIPRGFLHGYITLSKTSVFFYKCDQFYHKQAECGVMYNDSDLGIDWKVPPADRILSEKDLVLPRFNEVYKKTL, encoded by the coding sequence ATGCAGATAGAGAAAACGCCTTTGGCGGATTGTTATATTATTAAACCACAGGTACATCATGATCATCGTGGTTATTTCTTTGAGAGTTTCAATGCCTTGAAATTTAAAGAACTAACCGGGATTACTACTGATTTTGTACAGGATAATCAATCCTTTTCAAGCTATGGTGTTGTTAGAGCCTTACATGCGCAACGTGCCCCGTATGCACAGGCAAAACTAGTACGTGTATTGCAAGGGGAGGTATTGGATATAGCCGTGGATGCACGACTGGATTCTCCCACCTTTGGACAGCATTTTGCCATCCATCTCAGCGCTGAAAACCAGCTTCAATTATTTATACCCCGTGGTTTTTTACATGGGTATATCACCCTGTCTAAGACGTCTGTATTTTTCTATAAATGTGATCAATTCTATCATAAACAGGCCGAGTGCGGTGTGATGTATAATGATAGTGATCTGGGAATAGACTGGAAAGTACCACCAGCTGATCGTATTCTTTCCGAAAAAGACCTTGTATTACCAAGATTTAATGAAGTATATAAAAAGACGCTATAA
- the rfbD gene encoding dTDP-4-dehydrorhamnose reductase gives MEKVLVFGAKGQLGSCLQDAIQGSPWQSQTVFYDSSACDVTKEEDLTKAFKEVAPTYVINCAAYTAVDKAEEETLKAFEVNAKAPECMARLCREYNTVLIHISTDFVFDGHQDMPYKEEVIPNPLNVYGTSKWEGEQRISSTWHKHYIIRTSWLYSIYPPNFVHSVLRLAKERNKLTVVADQQGIPTYAPDLAAMLLLVLESKHLPFGIYHYANKGIASWYTFATAILKMAGSNIPVTPITSEQFPAKAIRPKYSVLDTSKIESELALTIPNWEVSLKRCMDRLKESLN, from the coding sequence ATGGAGAAAGTGTTGGTGTTTGGAGCAAAAGGCCAGTTGGGAAGCTGCCTGCAGGATGCAATACAGGGAAGCCCGTGGCAATCTCAAACTGTTTTTTATGACTCTTCAGCCTGTGATGTCACCAAAGAAGAGGATCTTACCAAAGCCTTTAAAGAGGTAGCACCAACCTATGTGATTAACTGTGCCGCCTATACAGCGGTGGATAAGGCAGAGGAGGAGACTCTAAAGGCCTTTGAGGTAAATGCTAAGGCACCTGAGTGTATGGCCAGACTTTGTCGTGAGTACAACACGGTGCTTATCCATATCTCTACTGACTTTGTATTTGATGGCCATCAGGATATGCCTTATAAAGAGGAAGTGATTCCAAATCCACTAAACGTTTATGGAACTTCCAAATGGGAAGGGGAGCAGCGTATTTCAAGTACATGGCATAAACATTATATTATTAGAACCAGTTGGTTGTATTCTATATATCCTCCCAACTTTGTACATTCCGTATTAAGATTGGCAAAGGAAAGAAACAAACTAACTGTAGTAGCTGATCAACAAGGGATACCTACCTATGCTCCAGATTTGGCAGCCATGCTCTTGTTAGTATTAGAAAGCAAACACCTGCCCTTTGGTATCTATCATTATGCCAATAAGGGCATTGCCTCTTGGTATACTTTTGCTACTGCTATTTTAAAGATGGCGGGTAGTAACATTCCTGTGACCCCCATTACTTCAGAACAGTTTCCTGCAAAAGCCATTCGACCCAAGTACTCCGTATTGGACACTAGCAAAATAGAATCAGAGTTAGCACTTACCATTCCAAACTGGGAAGTGAGCTTGAAGAGGTGTATGGATAGACTAAAAGAGTCTTTAAATTAA
- a CDS encoding RNA polymerase sigma factor translates to MNFVLLFSYFFVLKVKDIIIERIKKGDKSAFELLYQEYYERLCIYLMSYSSDKEKIEDSVQDIFIDLWNKRHTLSIQSSLNSYLYKAAYNQLMEKYRMEKRNDKMLSSYYHTAVMLAVETDPSIKSDKLTKLNQCIEALPEKCKEVFVQNKIVGLKYQLVAEKLGVSIKTVEGHITRAYSYLKDCLKRAV, encoded by the coding sequence TTGAATTTTGTATTACTATTTAGTTATTTTTTTGTTCTGAAAGTAAAGGATATCATAATTGAGCGTATAAAAAAAGGTGATAAAAGTGCCTTCGAGTTACTCTACCAGGAGTACTATGAGAGGCTATGCATCTATTTGATGAGTTACTCCAGCGATAAAGAAAAGATTGAAGATTCCGTTCAAGACATCTTTATTGATCTTTGGAATAAGCGGCATACCTTATCCATACAATCTTCTCTGAACTCCTATTTATACAAAGCTGCCTACAATCAATTAATGGAGAAATACCGAATGGAGAAAAGAAATGATAAAATGCTCTCCTCCTATTACCATACGGCTGTAATGCTGGCTGTAGAGACCGATCCAAGCATTAAATCTGATAAGCTCACCAAACTAAATCAGTGTATTGAGGCGCTTCCTGAAAAATGTAAAGAAGTATTTGTCCAAAACAAAATAGTTGGATTGAAGTATCAATTAGTGGCTGAAAAGCTTGGTGTATCCATAAAAACTGTAGAAGGCCATATTACTAGAGCCTACAGCTATTTAAAAGATTGTCTGAAACGTGCGGTGTAA
- a CDS encoding FecR family protein has product MDNRRADTLIYKLIQNTLDKDESKDLYEWLQNEDNLNYFNEFVEVNHLTNSLASYPYKDSLSEVLTKLDTENRKTSFKPYYKYAIASAMVLLFGLMYFLNRDDLKIDANQLVTSPIQIGTDKAILTLEDGSEVALEKGKDFKTTTANSDGEKIVYQDDSSESAAVVYNSLTVPRGGQYTIELADGTKVWLNSDTKLKYPTSFVDGKSREVFLEYGEAFFIVSPSSAHQGAPFKVLSSKQVIEVVGTEFNIRDYRDEDATLTTLAEGKIKILNERDSLVLSPGQQAKIQNNQATFNVSDVEVAPVIGWVEGTFSFKKESLEDIAKSLGRWYDVNVVIQNKKLLQVTFSGVIKKSTKIEVVLETIVNSSDVEVYEIKGKTVYLK; this is encoded by the coding sequence GTGGATAATCGTCGAGCAGATACACTTATTTATAAACTCATCCAAAATACCCTTGATAAAGATGAGTCTAAGGACCTCTATGAGTGGTTACAAAATGAAGATAATTTGAATTATTTTAATGAATTTGTAGAAGTCAATCACCTTACGAATTCCTTAGCGAGTTATCCTTATAAAGATTCTTTGTCTGAGGTGTTAACCAAATTGGATACGGAAAATAGGAAAACCTCTTTTAAGCCCTATTATAAATATGCTATTGCCTCTGCCATGGTACTATTGTTTGGATTGATGTATTTCCTAAATAGAGATGATCTTAAAATAGATGCTAATCAACTAGTAACTAGTCCTATTCAAATAGGGACTGACAAGGCTATTTTGACCTTGGAAGATGGTAGTGAGGTAGCCTTGGAGAAAGGAAAAGACTTTAAAACAACTACAGCTAATAGCGATGGCGAAAAAATAGTATATCAGGATGATAGTAGTGAATCGGCAGCTGTAGTATATAACAGCCTAACCGTACCTAGAGGAGGTCAGTATACCATTGAATTAGCAGATGGAACCAAGGTGTGGTTAAATTCAGATACCAAATTAAAGTACCCGACTAGTTTTGTCGATGGAAAATCAAGAGAAGTATTCCTGGAATACGGTGAAGCCTTTTTTATAGTTTCTCCTAGTTCAGCGCATCAAGGAGCCCCGTTTAAGGTACTTTCATCCAAGCAGGTAATTGAAGTGGTAGGAACTGAATTTAACATAAGGGATTATAGGGATGAAGATGCAACACTAACAACTCTGGCAGAAGGTAAAATCAAAATTTTGAATGAAAGAGACTCCTTAGTATTAAGCCCTGGTCAGCAGGCTAAAATTCAGAATAACCAAGCTACCTTCAATGTGTCTGATGTAGAGGTAGCTCCAGTAATAGGATGGGTGGAAGGTACTTTTAGTTTTAAAAAGGAATCACTAGAGGATATTGCAAAGTCTCTGGGTAGATGGTATGATGTCAATGTTGTAATTCAAAACAAGAAACTTTTACAAGTGACCTTCTCCGGTGTCATAAAAAAGAGCACCAAAATTGAAGTTGTTTTGGAAACTATTGTAAACTCAAGTGATGTAGAAGTATATGAAATTAAAGGTAAAACGGTTTACCTAAAATAA